In Humulus lupulus chromosome 6, drHumLupu1.1, whole genome shotgun sequence, a single genomic region encodes these proteins:
- the LOC133785219 gene encoding uncharacterized protein LOC133785219, with protein sequence MAGAKDDLLQSINVQLNGQNYSYWHYVMKKFLKGKRMWGYVSGTSTKPKNDKDESFAEQLDLWDANNSKIITWINNSVQQSIGIQLAKYETAKEVWEHLERLYIQSNFAKQCQLEIHIRALQHNSMNVPEFYFAKYNLWDQLALTESAELRAFAPYIARRDAQRLVQFLMALRDEFEGLRGTILHRSPLPSVDSVVNELLAEEIRLKSRVDKGGGGGKGILPSLNPSVIVVPHRPASNNQHKTQAKVGYNECSFCKQKGHWKAQCPKLLNRAQSSNQSPHWKSGNQPYRPLHPMSSNMAAIVPPADSGSTPSTSIATLTEQFQKFIAS encoded by the coding sequence ATGGCTGGCGCAAAAGATGATTTGCTTCAGTCCATCAATGTGCAATTGAATGGGCAGAATTATTCGTATTggcattatgttatgaaaaaattTCTGAAAGGGAAACGTATGTGGGGTTATGTTTCTGGAACTTCCACGAAACCGAAGAACGATAAGGATGAGAGCTTTGCAGAACAGTTGGATCTTTGGGATGCCAACAATTCGAAAATCATCACTTGGATCAACAACTCGGTTCAACAATCAATCGGTATCCAATTGGCGAAATATGAGACGGCGAAGGAAGTTTGGGAGCACTTGGAAAGGCTGTATATACAGTCTAATTTTGCAAAGCAGTGTCAGTTGGAGATTCACATTCGGGCCCTTCAACATAATAGCATGAACGTTCCGGAATTTTATTTTGCTAAGTATAATCTGTGGGATCAGCTTGCTTTGACTGAATCAGCGGAGTTACGGGCATTTGCCCCTTACATTGCTCGGAGAGACGCACAACGTCTAGTTCAGTTTTTGATGGCTCTTCGAGATGAGTTTGAAGGTCTTCGTGGAACAATCCTGCATCGCAGTCCTCTTCCGTCGGTTGATTCGGTGGTTAATGAGTTGTTAGCAGAAGAGATTCGCTTGAAGTCTCGTGTTgataaagggggggggggggggaaggggATTCTTCCTTCTCTGAATCCCTCTGTCATTGTAGTTCCTCATCGGCCAGCCTCTAACAATCAACACAAGACTCAAGCCAAGGTTGGCTATAACGAATGCAGTTTTTGCAAGCAAAAGGGACACTGGAAGGCTCAATGTCCCAAACTGTTGAACAGGGCACAATCATCGAATCAGTCTCCTCACTGGAAATCTGGCAACCAACCTTATCGACCTCTTCACCCTATGTCTTCGAACATGGCAGCTATTGTTCCACCTGCAGATTCTGGAAGCACTCCTAGTACCTCTATTGCTACACTCACAGAGCAGTTTCAGAAGTTCATTGCCTCGTAG